The following proteins are encoded in a genomic region of Synechococcus sp. CBW1002:
- the istB gene encoding IS21-like element helper ATPase IstB, producing the protein MEAALPLLLKQLKLARFRSHWQPLADQADAQGWSPGQFLYALCEQELEQRQIARQQRLLRGAHLPWQKGLDGFDHQHLEPHHWQELQGLTRQTTWLLQAENLLLFGPSGVGKTHLAIAITMAMAAQDQACRFFPATTLVQLLQKAKAAYDLPAMLQKLDRYALLVIDDISYVRRSELETSVLFELICHRYERKSLLVTSNQPFREWDDIFPSGSMTVAAVDRLVHHCHIIGIKGESYRQKAAAARVSKDSSNPPT; encoded by the coding sequence GTGGAAGCGGCGCTGCCGCTCCTGCTCAAACAGCTGAAACTGGCGCGCTTCCGCAGTCACTGGCAGCCGCTGGCCGATCAGGCTGATGCCCAGGGCTGGAGCCCGGGCCAGTTCCTCTACGCCCTCTGTGAGCAGGAACTGGAACAACGGCAGATTGCCCGCCAGCAACGCCTGCTGCGCGGTGCCCATCTCCCGTGGCAGAAAGGTCTCGATGGCTTTGACCACCAGCACCTCGAGCCCCACCACTGGCAGGAGCTCCAAGGCCTGACGCGGCAGACCACCTGGCTCCTGCAGGCGGAGAACCTGCTGCTGTTTGGTCCCAGCGGTGTGGGCAAGACCCACCTGGCCATTGCCATCACGATGGCGATGGCGGCGCAGGACCAGGCCTGCCGCTTCTTCCCGGCCACCACGCTGGTGCAGCTGCTGCAGAAGGCCAAGGCGGCCTACGACCTGCCGGCGATGCTCCAGAAGCTCGATCGCTATGCCCTGCTGGTGATCGACGACATCTCCTACGTGCGCCGCAGCGAACTGGAGACCTCGGTGCTGTTTGAGCTGATCTGCCACCGCTACGAGCGGAAATCCCTGCTGGTGACCAGCAACCAGCCGTTCCGGGAGTGGGACGACATCTTCCCGAGCGGATCGATGACCGTGGCCGCGGTGGACCGGTTGGTGCACCACTGCCACATCATCGGGATCAAGGGCGAGAGCTACCGGCAGAAGGCAGCTGCCGCAAGGGTTTCCAAGGATTCCAGCAACCCGCCAACGTAA
- a CDS encoding transposase, whose product MSKRRTHSPEFKARVAMEAISGRKTIQEIAADHAIHPIQVSQWKRQLLDGASELFTRGKKTKDKEEGQAKEAELFQQIGRLQMELEWLKKKSQLL is encoded by the coding sequence ATGAGCAAGCGCCGCACCCACAGCCCCGAGTTCAAGGCCAGGGTCGCCATGGAGGCGATCAGTGGCCGCAAGACGATCCAGGAGATCGCCGCCGACCACGCCATCCACCCGATCCAGGTGAGCCAGTGGAAGCGGCAGCTCCTGGACGGTGCCAGCGAGCTCTTCACCCGAGGCAAGAAGACCAAGGACAAGGAGGAGGGGCAGGCCAAGGAGGCGGAGCTGTTCCAGCAGATCGGACGGCTGCAGATGGAGCTGGAGTGGCTCAAAAAAAAGTCTCAACTGCTCTGA
- a CDS encoding transposase, with amino-acid sequence MSKRRTHSPEFKARVAMEAISGRKTIQEIAADHAIHPIQVSQWKRQLLDGASELFTRGKKTKDKEEGQAKEAELFQQIEVVWLFWTGPIVNL; translated from the coding sequence ATGAGCAAGCGCCGCACCCACAGCCCCGAGTTCAAGGCCAGGGTCGCCATGGAGGCGATCAGTGGCCGCAAGACGATCCAGGAGATCGCCGCCGACCACGCCATCCACCCGATCCAGGTGAGCCAGTGGAAGCGGCAGCTCCTGGACGGTGCCAGCGAGCTCTTCACCCGAGGCAAGAAGACCAAGGACAAGGAGGAGGGGCAGGCCAAGGAGGCGGAGCTGTTCCAGCAGATTGAGGTGGTCTGGCTTTTCTGGACAGGCCCCATCGTTAACCTCTGA